Within the Cyanobacteria bacterium QS_8_64_29 genome, the region CCGGCCCCAGCGCTCTATCCCGACGTTGCGGCCTTGCTAGCGCGGCTAGACGCAGCCGGTTTGGCGGTTGGCGTGGTAGCGGGCATGGCGCTGCGCGACGCGCAGCAGGTGCTGGCGCATGCCGGCCTGAGCCAGGCCTTTGCAGCAATCGCCAGCGCCGAGGAGGCCGGCGACCCCTACACCCTGGCGCTGGCACGGTTGAGCGAGCGCAGCGCTGGCAGCAGCCACCTCATCCCCAGTCGCTGCTTGGCGATCGAGGCCACCGAAATCGGCATTGCCGCAGCGCACCGAGCGGGGCTGCCGGTGGCCGCCGTTACCCACCGCCACCCGCTCCACATGCTGCAGCGGCAGGCCGATTGGGCCATCGACCGCCTGGGCGAGCTGGAGCTGGAGCGGCTGCAGCAGGCGTTCGCGCAAGCGCGCGCGGGCGAGTGTTAAAATCTCAGACCGGGCGCTCGAGCCCATGGGGAATTAGCTCAACTGGCAGAGCGCTGCGATCGCACCGCAGAGGTTAGGGGTTCGACTCCCCTATTCTCCACTGAGCGCCACCGTCCGCCGGCACGGCGCCCGAGCTGCTGCAGTTGGTGAGTGCACCATGCAACAACGGGTGCAAAAACTGCTGTCGCAGTGGGGCATTGCCTCGCGGCGGCAGGCCGAGCGCATGATGGCAGCCGGGCGCGTGCAGCTCAACGGCGAGC harbors:
- a CDS encoding HAD family phosphatase, which encodes MTLQAVLFDLNGTIANTDGLHQPIVEQLLLAQNLRLEAGEYRALCPDRSDRACLSALLARRGRSTTADGLDGLLAAKSAALDEALRQQPAPALYPDVAALLARLDAAGLAVGVVAGMALRDAQQVLAHAGLSQAFAAIASAEEAGDPYTLALARLSERSAGSSHLIPSRCLAIEATEIGIAAAHRAGLPVAAVTHRHPLHMLQRQADWAIDRLGELELERLQQAFAQARAGEC